In Tenacibaculum sp. MAR_2010_89, the sequence AAACGATGGATTTACATTACAATTAGCTGGTTCTTTAAACAAAATTGAAACTTTTAGAGCTGAAAACGACATGGATGAGCTTTATTGGGCTATCGATGCAAGCGTAAAATATGACTTAAACAATTTGTTTGGTGATACTTCATGGTTCGACCCTTATGTATACTTAGGTGGTGGTTATGCTAACTTAGGAGACTTAGGAGAAGGAACTTTAAATGCAGGTGTAGGTTTTAACACTTGGTTTAACGAAAACTTAGGTTTAAACTTCCAATCTGGTGGTAAAAAAGAATTTTCTGACAAAGTTCAGGATCACTTCCAACACTCTGTAGGATTAGTTTTCAAATTTGGAGGAAAAGACACTGACGGTGATGGTGTTTATGACAAAGATGATGCATGTCCAGAAGTTGCTGGTT encodes:
- a CDS encoding thrombospondin type 3 repeat-containing protein encodes the protein MKHLKLAVMALFTFATIGTASAQDSDNPWVVGFGVNAVDFRIPSEFSDYAKDYIGTSDWNILPSVSRISVDRYLNDGFTLQLAGSLNKIETFRAENDMDELYWAIDASVKYDLNNLFGDTSWFDPYVYLGGGYANLGDLGEGTLNAGVGFNTWFNENLGLNFQSGGKKEFSDKVQDHFQHSVGLVFKFGGKDTDGDGVYDKDDACPEVAGLKEFNGCPDADGDGIKDSDDACPEVAGLAALNGCPDADGDGIADKDDACPTKAGTKAMNG